The sequence ATCTGTACGAGTGCCCACACAGATGATTGCTTTATATTGTTAAAGAACGTTTTGAGTCGCTTTAGCGCCTCAAGGGATGCGAATAATACACCCTTTATTTTTCGAGTCAACACTTAGTTTTAAACTTTCTTTTGTAAGATTTAAAACCGAAGTTTTATGTAACTCTCTGAATCGTTGCTGCCTTGCTATGCTTCGGCGTTTCCCGTCTCAGTGGGGTCGCATTATAGGGAGAACAGATTTTTACGCAAGCACTTTTTTAAGAAAACTGTAAATAAAGTGCTGTTCGGTCAGTTACTAACCTAAAGCACCCGAAACTGATAGTTTTATAATCAAATTATGCTTTAGCGGTACTTAAATTAGCGCTACTGTTACACTCATTAATACAAAAACTATTATTTAAAGGTGCAAATATGGCAATCCGTTCTTATAAAGGTGTAACACCTTCGTTTAATGCGTCTGTTTATGTTGATGAGTCATCAATACTAGTCGGTGATATTACATTAGGCATTGACTGTAGTGTGTGGCCATTGGTCGCAGCACGAGGTGATGTTAACTATATACGCATTGGTGATCGTACCAATATACAAGATGGCAGTGTATTACATTTATCCCGTGCAACTAAAAGCAACCCTGATGGCTACCCTTTGATTATTGGTGATGATGTGACTGTGGGTCACAAAGTGATGTTGCATGGCTGTGTATTAGGAAACCGCATTTTAGTCGGTATGGGCGCTATTATTATGGATAACGTGGTTGTTGAAGACGATGTTATTATTGGTGGCGGCTCGTTAGTGCCACCAAATAAACGTTTAGAGTCGGGATACTTATATGTAGGAAGTCCAGCTAAACAAGCCCGCCCTCTTACAGAACAAGAACTTGCCTTTTTAAAAGTATCCGCCAATAACTACGTTTTACTTAAAGATGAGTATTTAGCTGAAGCTCAATAAACTGACATCTATTTGACCTGCCGAGTTATAGCTCTCTTCTTCGATGAGTTGCTCGGCACGTTCTTCGTAATCAAAACGGTATTGTTCAAAATACTCTGTTGCATGGCTTTCATCTGTTAATTTAAGTGTATTTACTGCTATTACACACTCCACCAGCATGCCACTGACTTGTGCAAAAAAGACTAACTGATGATCGGGCTCTCTAAACTCTAGCCTATCTATAAATTGTATTGCCTGATTCATTTAAGCGTTCCTTGTTTAAGCGCATCAACTACGGGGAGTATTTTTGGCATTTTATTACGCCACACATAATATGCTTGAGCAGCCTGACCCACTAACATACCGCTGCCATCTAAAAGCTTAGCGTTAATGTTGTGCTGCGCAACCCAATTCATAAAAATGGTATTTTGTAGTGAATAAAACATGTCATAAGCGACTTCACAGTTAGTTATGTGTTTTTCATCGAGTGCTGGCAACTCATTATTCATACTGCTAGACGTAGAGTTTATAATTAGTGAGTAATTGCTTACTGGTAAATCATTAAAACCGAAGGCTGATACAGACCCGTATTGAGCAAACAGCTCTGCGAGTTCTTTTGCTTTTTGTGCGGTGCGATTAACGATTATTATTTCCTGAGGGTTATGCTCTAGTAAAGGTAAAATAACACCTCGGGCAGCCCCACCCGCACCAATAATTAAAATTCGCTTATTAGTAATGGCTACTTTATTAGCGAGTAAATCATTTATAAAACCAACACCATCGGTGTTATCACCTAATAATGTGCCATCATCTCGTTTTTTTAGCGTATTAACGGCCCCGACTATTTTAGCTAATGGCGTAAGCTCACTTGCTATTGCATAGGCTTGCTCTTTAAACGGCATGGTCACATTTGCCCCTTTGCCACCTTGATCAAAAAAAGACAATACTGTTTTTTCAAAACTATCGATAGGTGCTAAAATTGCGCGGTAGTCGATTTGTTCACCCAATGAGGCTGCAAATTGTTTATGTATCGCGGGGGATTTTGAATGTTTAATTGGATTTCCAAAAACCGCATATTTGTCCATTTTAAAGCAACCTCTTTGCAGCTATATACTGCCTATTAACGATGATAAATAATATGATTAAACGACTTTTTTCAAAATCTAAATCGGTATCAGTAACACAAGCACCTACGCCAGAAAAAACACCTTACGAAATAATAGGTGGAGAGACAGGAGCTCGTGCTATTTCTAATAGATTCTACGACATAATGGAGACCGATGAATACGCTAAACCATTATATAATATGCATCCTCTGCCATTAGATCGAATTCGCCAAGTGTTTTTTGAATTTTTATCGGGTTGGTTAGGTGGACCAGACTTATTTGTTGAAAAACATGGCCATCCAATGCTTCGTAAACGCCACATGCCATTCCCTGTTGATCAAGACCTGCGTGATCAATGGATGCATTGCATGAATAAAGCACTTGATATTGAAATAGATAATCCTTTATTACGAGAAGGCTTGAAGCAATCGTTTGGTCAATTAGCAAGTCATATGATTAATCAACATTAAAACTGAACAACAGTTACTTTAATCTTTTAAGTTTGCGCTATATCAATGCCTCATTCTTCCAAATACAGATAATAACGCTATCTTGTTTGGGAGAGCATTACGCACGTGAAATTAATTCAACATAAAATTTATGCACTGCTAGCACTGACGGGTGTGCTGGTACTTTGTGCAAGCCTGATCAGCAGTTCTAATCAACAGCACACACTTGCTCAGGAAACAATCGCTAGCAATATTAAGTTACTTGCTGATAACTACTTTGATTCCATCAACACCATGATGTTGACTGGCACAATGGCGAATCGTGAAATACTAAGCAGTAAATTACGTAACCATCCCAACATTGAAGACGCACATATAATCCGCAGCCCTATTGTAAACAAGCTCTATGGATTAGGCGCTGCTAACCAAACCCCGAGTAATGATGCAGAAATTGCAGCGCTTGAAGGCAAAGAAGATCTTTTTATCGAACAGCAACAAGGTACTCGCTATATGACATACTTAAAGCCGATGCTTGCAAGTAGTGATCATAAAGGGACTAACTGTCTTGGCTGCCATCAAGCACAAGAAGGTGATGTATTAGGTGTAGTAAAAATCAGTTATTCCCTCGCAGATATTGAAACAGCTGTAACTCGTAATACACTTATTAATACAGCCCTGCTATCAACACTCTTTATCACTGCTTTTTTGTTGCTGGGTTTACTTTTTAGAAGAATATTTATTAAACGTCTTAATAACATTGATCGCATGATGCATCTCGCCACCAGCAATAATGATTTAAGTCTCAAAATTGAGGATAACAATAACGATGAGTTAAGCTCTTTAGCAAATAGCTTTAACCAGATGATATCCACCTTTAAAGAAAATATTGCGCAAGTTTCACACTCTTCAAAAGTGCTCATTCATTCTGCCGAAGCCATCTATGCATCAGCCGATGCGACTGAACAAGCAATTTTGAGTCAAAAGCAAGGGACAGACTCTGTTGCCGCTGCAATTAATGAGCTTGAAAGCTCTTCTAACGAAGTTAAAAATACCACTCACTTTGCTTCCGAAAAGTCAGAAAGTAGTAATCTGCTAGCACAACAAAGTTTGCGTGTTGCTGAGCATACTGAGATAAGCATAAATCAACTTGCAGATGATGTTCGCAGCGCAGCCCAACAAGTAAGCCAGCTGCAGGCACAAACTTTAGAAGTAGGAAAAATACTTGAAGTGATCAGTAGCATTGCCGAACAAACAAATCTACTTGCACTTAATGCCGCAATAGAAGCGGCTCGAGCGGGAGAAACAGGTCGAGGTTTTGCCGTTGTCGCCGATGAAGTACGCACTTTAGCAACACGTACCCATGATTCTACTGACGAAATTAAACGCACAATTGACAAACTGCAATCGGAAGCGTCGCACACAGTAACAATGATGAGTAACTCATGTGAAGAAGCAGACGATAGAGCGCAACAAGTAAAAAAAGTCGCACAAGCTTTAAAAGATATTTCCTCTCAAATGAGTGAAATCAATCAGCTTAATGTGCAAATAGCGGATGCAACAGAACAACAAAGCTTAGCTGCGGAAGAAATAAACCAAAGTGTGGTAGCCATTAGCGATAATGCGGAGCGATCATTAGTGGATGCCAACGATAATCAAAAAGTAAGTGAAGAACTATTATCACTTGCCCGTTCGCTAGATGAGCAAGTCAGGCGTTTTAAATTAACTTAAAAAACAAGGCGCTAAATAACCTGAACTCTGGATAATAAATCTATCTCGAGCAGCTATTTGCAGCGCTAACTGCGTTGAATTTACTTGCAATAGGCCAGTAGATTAGCGCCTTGTTATTACAATTGCCAGTCTCGAGCAATCAATTGTACAGGCTCACTGCTTAGCCACTCTTGTGGTCGTAAGTAGTACTGATATAAATTAGCTTCTGGACTACCTTGCTCTGGTTTGAAATTATATTCCCAGCGTGCCAGTGGTGGCATAGACATTAATATAGATTCTGTACGTCCACCACTTTGTAAGCCAAATAACGTGCCTCGGTCCCATACTAGGTTAAATTCTACATAGCGTCCGCGACGGTAAAGTTGAAAATCACGTTGTTGCGCTGTGTACTCATCATTTTTACGACGCTCAATAATAGGTAAATAGGCATCTAAAAAGCCATTACCCACAGATTGCATAAACGCAAAACTCTTTTCAAAGCCTAGTTCGTTTAAATCGTCAAAAAACAAACCACCTACGCCTCGTGTTTCATCTCTGTGTTTTAAATAAAAATACTCGTCGCACCATGTTTTGTATTTTGGATAAACTTCACCGCCAAATGGCGCACACAGATCGTGAGCAACTTGATGCCAATGTTGTACATCTTCTAATACGGGGTAAAAAGGAGTGAGGTCAAACCCACCACCAAACCACCATATTGGCTCTTCGCCTGCTTTTTCGGCTATAAAAAAACGTACGTTGGCATGGCTGGTTGGCACATGTGGGTTTTTTGGATGAATAACTAACGACACACCGCATGCATGAAAGCTGCGCCCTGCAAGCTCAGGTCTATGCGCTGTTGCAGAGCCTGGCATTGAAGCACCAAATACGTGTGAGTAGTTAACTCCACCTTGCTCTATTACTGTGCCATTTGTGGTTACACGTGTACGGCCACCACCGCCTTCTGTTCGTTGCCAATTATCTTCTATAAATTTGGCACTGCCATCTGCTGCTTCTAAACCTTGGCAAATAGTGTCTTGCAAAGCCATAAAGTATGCTTTTACTTGATCTAATAATTCGCTGTGCATATTAACCTCTAAATATTTTTCCAGTCATGGCATCTTTAATTGTGCTTGGTTGAGTATTACCACCTAACGGCTCGTCAACATAAAAACCAACTTGCTCTGCAAATTGCGTTTTAGCTTGCTCAATACTAGTGACCGTTTCTTGACCTGTTAAGTTTGCACTGGTTGATACCAGCGGTTTGCCAAACTCTTGGCACAAACGTTTTACTGTTGGATGGTTTGTTACTCTTACTGCGATAGTATCAAACTGCCCTGTTAACCATTTTGGTGTGTTTTTAGAAGCAGGCATAACCCACGTAATTGCAGCAGGCCAACTCGAAAAAATATCAGCGCGTTTATCCATCGGTATTTTTGCGTCATCTACGTATTTTAATAATTGCCCATAGTTATCAGCAATTAAAATAAGGCCTTTTTCGACTGGTCGCTGCTTAATTGCTAATAGTGCTTCAACGGCTTGTTGATTATCTGGATCGCAACCTAAACCATATACAGCTTCGGTTGGGTATAAAATAACTTCGCCTTGCGTTAAGCATGTTATTGCAGTGGGCGTATTTGAAACGTCTGACAAAATAGTCTCCAGAAATAATTAAACGTTATTCAGTTGAGGCAAGCTTATGCATGCAACTTTTTTGTGGGCATTGCAATAGTGTACCATTTGCCATATTTCTTTCTATGACGATTGGCCAGTTGCATTCAGGACACGAGTGTTCAACCGGTTTATTATTAAGCGTGTATTTACAGCTTGGGTAGCAATCACAAGAATAAAACACTTTACCAAACTTATTACTACGCGCGACTAAGTGACCTTTTTTGCATTTAGGGCAACTTGGTAACACTTCTTCATTTTGTTTTTCTTCGTTTTCGTTAGCAATGTAGTGGCACTGCGGATACCCAGTGCATCCAATAAACATCCCGTAACGACCATTTTTAACCACCAGCGGTTTACTGCATTCAGGGCATGCTGAATCTTCAAGAATTTTTATTTCGTTACTGTCGTGATGTGCCA comes from Pseudoalteromonas aliena SW19 and encodes:
- a CDS encoding gamma carbonic anhydrase family protein; translation: MAIRSYKGVTPSFNASVYVDESSILVGDITLGIDCSVWPLVAARGDVNYIRIGDRTNIQDGSVLHLSRATKSNPDGYPLIIGDDVTVGHKVMLHGCVLGNRILVGMGAIIMDNVVVEDDVIIGGGSLVPPNKRLESGYLYVGSPAKQARPLTEQELAFLKVSANNYVLLKDEYLAEAQ
- a CDS encoding DUF1488 family protein produces the protein MNQAIQFIDRLEFREPDHQLVFFAQVSGMLVECVIAVNTLKLTDESHATEYFEQYRFDYEERAEQLIEEESYNSAGQIDVSLLSFS
- the aroE gene encoding shikimate dehydrogenase, which translates into the protein MDKYAVFGNPIKHSKSPAIHKQFAASLGEQIDYRAILAPIDSFEKTVLSFFDQGGKGANVTMPFKEQAYAIASELTPLAKIVGAVNTLKKRDDGTLLGDNTDGVGFINDLLANKVAITNKRILIIGAGGAARGVILPLLEHNPQEIIIVNRTAQKAKELAELFAQYGSVSAFGFNDLPVSNYSLIINSTSSSMNNELPALDEKHITNCEVAYDMFYSLQNTIFMNWVAQHNINAKLLDGSGMLVGQAAQAYYVWRNKMPKILPVVDALKQGTLK
- a CDS encoding group II truncated hemoglobin, with protein sequence MIKRLFSKSKSVSVTQAPTPEKTPYEIIGGETGARAISNRFYDIMETDEYAKPLYNMHPLPLDRIRQVFFEFLSGWLGGPDLFVEKHGHPMLRKRHMPFPVDQDLRDQWMHCMNKALDIEIDNPLLREGLKQSFGQLASHMINQH
- a CDS encoding methyl-accepting chemotaxis protein, whose translation is MKLIQHKIYALLALTGVLVLCASLISSSNQQHTLAQETIASNIKLLADNYFDSINTMMLTGTMANREILSSKLRNHPNIEDAHIIRSPIVNKLYGLGAANQTPSNDAEIAALEGKEDLFIEQQQGTRYMTYLKPMLASSDHKGTNCLGCHQAQEGDVLGVVKISYSLADIETAVTRNTLINTALLSTLFITAFLLLGLLFRRIFIKRLNNIDRMMHLATSNNDLSLKIEDNNNDELSSLANSFNQMISTFKENIAQVSHSSKVLIHSAEAIYASADATEQAILSQKQGTDSVAAAINELESSSNEVKNTTHFASEKSESSNLLAQQSLRVAEHTEISINQLADDVRSAAQQVSQLQAQTLEVGKILEVISSIAEQTNLLALNAAIEAARAGETGRGFAVVADEVRTLATRTHDSTDEIKRTIDKLQSEASHTVTMMSNSCEEADDRAQQVKKVAQALKDISSQMSEINQLNVQIADATEQQSLAAEEINQSVVAISDNAERSLVDANDNQKVSEELLSLARSLDEQVRRFKLT
- the hemF gene encoding oxygen-dependent coproporphyrinogen oxidase: MHSELLDQVKAYFMALQDTICQGLEAADGSAKFIEDNWQRTEGGGGRTRVTTNGTVIEQGGVNYSHVFGASMPGSATAHRPELAGRSFHACGVSLVIHPKNPHVPTSHANVRFFIAEKAGEEPIWWFGGGFDLTPFYPVLEDVQHWHQVAHDLCAPFGGEVYPKYKTWCDEYFYLKHRDETRGVGGLFFDDLNELGFEKSFAFMQSVGNGFLDAYLPIIERRKNDEYTAQQRDFQLYRRGRYVEFNLVWDRGTLFGLQSGGRTESILMSMPPLARWEYNFKPEQGSPEANLYQYYLRPQEWLSSEPVQLIARDWQL
- a CDS encoding L-threonylcarbamoyladenylate synthase; the encoded protein is MSDVSNTPTAITCLTQGEVILYPTEAVYGLGCDPDNQQAVEALLAIKQRPVEKGLILIADNYGQLLKYVDDAKIPMDKRADIFSSWPAAITWVMPASKNTPKWLTGQFDTIAVRVTNHPTVKRLCQEFGKPLVSTSANLTGQETVTSIEQAKTQFAEQVGFYVDEPLGGNTQPSTIKDAMTGKIFRG
- a CDS encoding DNA topoisomerase family protein, with the translated sequence MSKIDHSLFSANKHALEKEYEICPQCGSELVIRNSKSGPFLGCASYPKCDFIRPLAHHDSNEIKILEDSACPECSKPLVVKNGRYGMFIGCTGYPQCHYIANENEEKQNEEVLPSCPKCKKGHLVARSNKFGKVFYSCDCYPSCKYTLNNKPVEHSCPECNWPIVIERNMANGTLLQCPQKSCMHKLASTE